A region from the Enterobacter roggenkampii genome encodes:
- a CDS encoding globin, with the protein MKFYRDLFESSLNRVFPDNDKTAFFQTFYDAFVHMSPETEQHFSRLPDSEGQQTLFKSFFAMLAVDGALIVPDFLERLAREQSDDGLHLPPRFFALWREAMLNTVSLRDPQCDDEILTAWAMAIAPGLEYLRRQAELHYRA; encoded by the coding sequence GTGAAATTTTACCGCGATCTGTTTGAATCCAGTCTGAACCGCGTCTTTCCGGATAATGATAAAACGGCGTTTTTTCAGACGTTCTATGACGCCTTCGTCCATATGTCACCCGAGACGGAGCAGCATTTTTCTCGCCTGCCGGATAGCGAGGGTCAGCAGACTCTGTTTAAGAGTTTCTTCGCCATGCTTGCGGTAGACGGCGCGTTAATCGTGCCTGATTTCCTCGAGCGCCTGGCGCGGGAGCAAAGCGACGATGGTCTCCACCTCCCGCCGCGTTTTTTCGCCCTGTGGCGCGAAGCGATGTTGAACACCGTGAGCCTGCGCGATCCGCAGTGCGACGATGAGATCCTGACGGCCTGGGCCATGGCGATCGCGCCCGGGCTGGAATACCTGCGCCGACAGGCAGAACTGCACTACCGCGCGTAG
- a CDS encoding hybrid sensor histidine kinase/response regulator translates to MSAFTYDLNALPAAVMIYDAEERLQAWNHNVALFYPVITPWLKVGTTLESLAERFIDAVYNVDPGLRQTLRESIVRNCRQDKHCEVRQAGQRRIFVQHQRLADGGIVSLHSDVTELDEAQRARHQLHDDFLLTAESIHIGIWDWQVSGDTLQVNDTLLAMLGQSRTQWRYPVRFLLNQVHENDRAALRKALHASKQDHRPVFECEIRVHHPTEGLRWMLLSGQVVTLSIEGNAERVIGTLQDITRRKEAEIQAFASAIEAQKANEAKSAFLANMSHEIRTPMNGIIGMTQLCLDTSLSADQRDYLTLVMSSAQSLLHIINDILDFSRIEAGKVELEAEPVPVRPFIQSLIRPHMPGASEKGIELLVDIAPDVPDVLLVDGARLRQILTNLLGNALKFTHQGEVILIVEPADSADRWRFRVCDSGIGIPADKQKAIFEAFSQADNSTTRRYGGTGLGLTISARLVAAMGGELTVSSEPGKGSEFSFVLPLAAQAPGPEERRHSHRFNGEPVLVVDDNATNLRLLAAMLSQMGLKPTCVNNASEAINRVKTGTAWPLILLDAQMPDMDGVSLALELSVLPQVAESHIIMLSSMSRHFDINMLKRIGIQNYLHKPIAQNELHQAIAAAFERAPKTVSESAPAPTVAPDTAGLRVLLAEDNLVNQKVAARLLERLGHTCQIVDNGVALLERWRAGVWDVLLIDLQMPEMDGETAIRLLREEERARPGPAQPTVAMTAHAMQGDKERCLQMGFDGYIAKPISQERLAEEIARVLPRHDDPSAFPDEARLLKQCADDPALVQELLALFGEGLEEAMKAITLAIDSDDRETLRRAAHKLRGEAVTLDFGRLARQLQALESEAHTLEGQQLAALNQQLQKESLRLMAWLNARGVNA, encoded by the coding sequence ATGAGCGCATTCACGTACGATCTTAACGCGCTGCCGGCCGCCGTCATGATTTATGACGCCGAGGAACGCCTGCAGGCCTGGAATCACAACGTGGCCCTTTTTTATCCGGTCATCACCCCGTGGCTGAAGGTGGGCACAACGCTGGAGTCGCTGGCGGAACGCTTTATCGACGCCGTTTACAACGTCGACCCTGGCCTTCGCCAGACGCTGCGCGAGTCGATCGTGCGCAACTGTCGGCAGGATAAACACTGCGAAGTGCGGCAGGCAGGCCAGCGGCGGATCTTCGTCCAGCACCAGCGCCTTGCGGACGGCGGCATTGTCAGCCTGCACAGCGATGTCACGGAGCTGGATGAAGCACAGCGGGCGCGTCATCAGCTGCATGACGATTTTCTGCTGACGGCGGAATCCATCCATATCGGGATCTGGGACTGGCAGGTGTCTGGCGACACGCTCCAGGTCAACGATACCCTGCTGGCCATGCTGGGCCAGTCGCGCACCCAGTGGCGATATCCGGTGCGTTTTCTGCTCAATCAGGTCCACGAGAACGATCGCGCTGCGCTGCGCAAGGCGCTGCACGCGTCGAAGCAGGATCATCGTCCGGTCTTTGAATGTGAAATTCGCGTGCATCACCCTACCGAAGGTCTGCGCTGGATGCTGCTCTCCGGCCAGGTGGTCACGCTCTCCATTGAGGGAAACGCCGAGCGCGTGATTGGCACGCTGCAGGATATTACGCGCCGCAAGGAGGCTGAAATTCAGGCGTTCGCCTCGGCCATTGAGGCACAAAAAGCCAATGAGGCAAAAAGCGCGTTCCTGGCGAATATGAGCCATGAAATTCGCACCCCCATGAACGGCATTATTGGCATGACCCAGCTGTGCCTCGATACCTCTCTCAGTGCCGATCAGCGCGATTACCTGACGCTGGTGATGAGTTCTGCCCAGTCTTTGCTGCATATCATCAACGACATTCTCGACTTTTCCCGGATTGAAGCCGGCAAAGTGGAGCTGGAGGCGGAGCCCGTCCCGGTCCGCCCCTTCATTCAGTCGCTTATTCGCCCCCACATGCCGGGGGCGAGCGAAAAAGGCATTGAGCTGCTGGTCGATATTGCGCCCGACGTTCCCGACGTGCTGCTGGTCGACGGCGCGCGGCTGCGTCAGATCCTGACCAATCTGCTGGGTAACGCGCTGAAATTTACCCATCAGGGGGAAGTTATCCTGATTGTTGAGCCCGCGGATAGCGCGGATCGATGGCGTTTCCGGGTGTGCGACAGCGGCATTGGCATACCGGCAGATAAGCAGAAAGCCATTTTTGAAGCCTTCAGCCAGGCGGATAACTCAACCACCCGACGCTATGGCGGTACGGGGCTCGGGCTAACCATCTCAGCGCGACTGGTCGCGGCGATGGGCGGCGAATTAACGGTCTCCAGCGAGCCGGGGAAAGGCAGCGAATTTTCCTTCGTGCTACCGCTTGCGGCCCAGGCGCCCGGCCCGGAGGAACGCCGGCATAGCCATCGCTTTAACGGGGAACCCGTGCTGGTGGTTGATGATAACGCGACCAACCTGCGGCTATTGGCCGCCATGCTTAGCCAGATGGGGTTGAAACCCACCTGCGTTAATAATGCCAGCGAGGCCATCAACCGGGTTAAAACCGGAACGGCATGGCCCCTGATCCTGCTGGACGCGCAGATGCCGGATATGGACGGCGTGTCGCTGGCTCTCGAACTTTCGGTGCTGCCGCAGGTTGCTGAAAGCCATATCATCATGCTGAGCTCCATGAGCCGACATTTTGATATCAATATGCTGAAGCGGATCGGTATCCAGAACTACCTGCATAAACCTATCGCCCAGAATGAATTGCATCAGGCGATTGCCGCGGCGTTTGAACGTGCGCCAAAGACGGTGAGTGAAAGCGCGCCCGCGCCCACCGTCGCGCCGGACACGGCCGGGCTCAGGGTCCTGCTTGCGGAAGATAATCTGGTCAACCAGAAGGTCGCCGCGCGCCTGCTTGAGCGGCTCGGGCACACCTGTCAGATCGTCGATAATGGCGTCGCACTGCTGGAACGCTGGCGCGCGGGCGTGTGGGACGTTTTGCTGATCGATCTTCAGATGCCAGAGATGGACGGTGAAACCGCCATTCGCCTGCTGCGTGAAGAAGAACGCGCCCGGCCCGGACCGGCGCAGCCCACCGTCGCCATGACGGCACACGCCATGCAGGGGGATAAAGAGCGCTGTCTTCAGATGGGTTTCGACGGCTACATTGCCAAACCCATCAGCCAGGAGCGTCTCGCTGAGGAGATTGCTCGCGTGCTCCCGCGCCACGATGACCCTTCCGCCTTCCCGGATGAAGCACGTCTGCTGAAGCAGTGTGCTGACGACCCTGCTCTGGTTCAGGAGCTGCTGGCCCTGTTTGGCGAAGGGCTGGAGGAGGCCATGAAGGCCATCACCCTGGCTATCGACAGCGACGATCGTGAAACGCTGCGCCGCGCGGCCCACAAGCTGCGAGGAGAAGCCGTCACGCTGGATTTCGGGCGACTCGCCCGTCAGCTGCAGGCGCTCGAGAGCGAGGCGCACACGCTGGAGGGGCAACAGCTTGCGGCGCTAAACCAGCAGCTTCAAAAGGAATCGCTGCGCCTGATGGCGTGGCTCAACGCGCGCGGGGTAAACGCATGA
- a CDS encoding glycoside hydrolase family 2 protein: MMTRYCALLVALLTTHTVANAAPVSWSLAGEWQVQDANDTAHPAASGWRPLQVPANWYSAGYDHQGALWYKHAFSLPVQPPDVMSTLVFDGVDYLAEVTLNGQPLGQHEGYFQRFSLDAGQALQRHNRLVVRVDSPYEDPTKVWPLHKTVMKGILNQHDTRPGGAWSPQGQDANSGGIWAPVRLHLSRGATLDETILRPDWSQGLTHPALKADIRYRALGQGPATVRLTATPANFSGKRFQADFPVTLESGAHSVQLTLPMPKAKLWWPVGTGKPHLYTIRVALRDENGLMDTAVTRTGLRKIVEQPDNKGWLINDKRLFIKGSNYIGSPWLSTMTREKYRRDLRLVEAMNANAIRVHGHVAGRALYDVADEMGMMIWQDVPLQWGYNNSAAFTENAVRQTREMIEQFGNSPAIIVWGGHNEPPWNSPWMEKRFPDWNKNLNRELTQKVADTLAEDTSRIVHRFSAVEEHYWAGWYFGTVRDLLAPAKTGIITEFGAQALPRLSTLKTIIPAASLWPKTTAADDPGWTVWKYHNFQPFQTFKFAGISRGDNIQAMIRNTQAYQSQLVATAAESYRRQRYQPVTALFHFMFVETWPSINWGVVDYLRKPKAGFYALKRAYQPVLPSIEPVTAQWQSGAAATVRLWAINDTWKPCRECRLSWRITQRDKVLANGTATMTIAADSGTMVKAVTATPAGQDDVSIRFTIKNSAGKIVGENQRTESVIK, from the coding sequence ATGATGACTCGCTACTGCGCGCTGCTCGTTGCCCTGTTGACCACCCATACGGTGGCGAACGCTGCGCCGGTCAGCTGGTCTCTGGCCGGAGAATGGCAGGTTCAGGACGCCAATGACACCGCACATCCTGCCGCATCAGGCTGGCGCCCGCTTCAGGTCCCCGCCAACTGGTACAGCGCCGGGTACGATCATCAGGGCGCGCTGTGGTACAAGCACGCGTTTTCCCTGCCCGTGCAGCCGCCCGACGTAATGAGCACCCTGGTGTTTGACGGCGTCGACTACCTGGCCGAGGTCACCCTGAACGGCCAGCCGCTGGGCCAGCATGAGGGCTATTTTCAGCGCTTTTCGCTGGATGCCGGTCAAGCGTTACAACGTCACAACCGACTGGTGGTCAGGGTGGACAGCCCTTACGAAGATCCCACTAAGGTCTGGCCGCTGCATAAAACGGTCATGAAGGGGATCCTTAACCAGCATGACACGCGTCCCGGCGGGGCCTGGTCGCCGCAAGGACAGGACGCCAACTCGGGCGGCATCTGGGCGCCGGTGAGGCTGCATCTTAGCCGGGGCGCCACCCTTGATGAGACCATCCTGCGGCCAGACTGGTCACAGGGGCTGACGCACCCCGCGCTGAAAGCAGACATTCGCTATCGCGCGCTCGGTCAGGGCCCGGCGACCGTGCGGCTCACCGCCACGCCCGCCAACTTCAGCGGCAAGCGCTTCCAAGCTGACTTTCCGGTTACCCTCGAAAGCGGCGCCCATTCCGTGCAGCTGACGCTGCCCATGCCGAAGGCAAAACTGTGGTGGCCCGTCGGTACCGGAAAACCGCACCTGTATACCATTCGCGTGGCATTGCGGGATGAAAACGGCCTGATGGATACGGCGGTCACCCGCACCGGGCTGCGCAAGATCGTCGAGCAGCCCGACAATAAGGGCTGGCTCATTAACGACAAACGCCTTTTCATTAAGGGCAGTAATTACATCGGTTCCCCCTGGCTCAGCACCATGACGCGAGAAAAATACCGTCGCGATCTTCGTCTGGTGGAAGCCATGAATGCCAACGCCATACGCGTGCACGGACACGTTGCCGGACGTGCGTTGTATGACGTGGCCGATGAGATGGGCATGATGATCTGGCAGGATGTTCCGCTGCAGTGGGGCTACAACAACAGTGCGGCTTTCACGGAAAATGCGGTTCGACAGACGCGGGAGATGATCGAACAGTTCGGCAATTCCCCCGCCATCATCGTCTGGGGCGGGCATAACGAACCGCCGTGGAACTCGCCGTGGATGGAAAAACGCTTCCCGGACTGGAATAAAAATCTGAATCGCGAGCTCACGCAAAAGGTGGCGGATACGCTTGCCGAAGATACCTCGCGCATCGTGCACCGCTTTTCCGCCGTTGAGGAGCATTACTGGGCGGGCTGGTACTTTGGTACCGTACGCGACCTGCTTGCTCCGGCCAAAACGGGGATCATCACCGAGTTCGGCGCGCAGGCACTTCCCCGCTTGTCGACGCTAAAAACCATCATCCCGGCGGCGTCACTCTGGCCCAAAACGACCGCCGCTGACGATCCCGGCTGGACCGTCTGGAAATACCATAATTTTCAGCCGTTCCAGACCTTTAAGTTTGCCGGTATTTCGCGTGGGGACAACATTCAGGCGATGATCCGCAATACTCAGGCGTACCAGTCGCAGCTGGTGGCCACGGCGGCAGAGAGCTACCGTCGACAGCGCTACCAGCCGGTGACGGCCCTGTTCCACTTCATGTTTGTAGAAACCTGGCCCTCCATCAACTGGGGCGTGGTGGACTACCTGCGTAAGCCTAAGGCCGGGTTTTACGCCTTAAAACGCGCCTACCAGCCTGTTTTGCCGTCCATTGAACCCGTCACGGCGCAGTGGCAATCCGGGGCGGCGGCGACCGTGCGTCTGTGGGCCATCAACGACACCTGGAAACCGTGCCGCGAATGCCGTCTGAGCTGGCGCATCACCCAGCGCGATAAGGTGCTGGCAAATGGCACGGCGACGATGACGATCGCAGCAGACTCGGGAACGATGGTAAAAGCGGTCACGGCCACGCCCGCGGGCCAGGACGACGTGTCGATTCGGTTTACGATTAAAAACAGCGCGGGAAAAATTGTCGGCGAAAATCAGCGCACGGAGTCCGTCATAAAGTGA
- a CDS encoding VF530 family DNA-binding protein: MTAHISKDPLHGVTLEMMVNALVAKYGWSELGDRIKINCFRKDPSVKSSLKFLRRTPWARAEVEALYLDSLSDEGNTAQAAPAFNPWANSRIIKS, translated from the coding sequence ATGACTGCACATATTTCCAAAGATCCTTTGCATGGCGTAACGCTGGAGATGATGGTCAACGCCCTGGTGGCGAAATATGGCTGGAGCGAGTTGGGTGACCGCATCAAAATTAACTGTTTCAGAAAAGACCCCAGCGTTAAATCGAGCCTGAAATTTCTGCGCCGCACCCCGTGGGCGCGCGCGGAGGTTGAAGCCCTGTATCTGGACTCTCTCAGCGATGAGGGAAATACAGCGCAGGCGGCGCCCGCCTTTAATCCCTGGGCCAACAGCAGGATTATCAAGAGCTAA
- a CDS encoding glycoside hydrolase family 10 protein, whose translation MTRHVKRIGALAACALLLVSCSSKPPKSLVTPLPTVSKPTPQANAPMRGIWLATVSRLDWPPVASVNGRSADQRIAMQKQALIAKLDNLKQLGINTVFFQVKPDSTALWSSKILPWSDMLTGNIGEYPGYDPLQFMLDEAHKRGMKVHAWFNPYRVSTNTKPSTIAALNRTSYQTPSSVYVQHPEWVRISGDRFVLDPGIPEVRDWITKVVTEVVANYPVDGVQFDDYFYAESPGSALNDAQSWRQYGQGFASKADWRRHNTQQLIVQVSRAIKQTKPNVEFGVSPAGVWRNRSFDPAGSDTRGAAAYDESYADTRQWVQQGLLDYIAPQIYWPFSRDAARYDVLTRWWADVVKPTHTRLYIGIAFYKVGEPSKKEPDWTVQGGVPELKKQLDLNDSLPNVNGTILFREDYLNQPQTQQAVNYLRGRWGS comes from the coding sequence ATGACGCGACACGTAAAACGGATTGGTGCGCTGGCTGCCTGCGCGCTTTTACTTGTAAGCTGCTCCTCAAAACCACCCAAATCACTGGTTACCCCTCTTCCCACCGTCAGCAAACCGACGCCGCAGGCAAACGCCCCGATGCGCGGCATCTGGCTGGCGACCGTCTCGCGTCTTGACTGGCCGCCGGTAGCCTCGGTGAATGGCCGCAGCGCGGACCAGCGCATCGCGATGCAAAAGCAGGCGCTGATCGCAAAGCTCGACAACCTTAAGCAGCTCGGCATCAACACGGTATTTTTTCAGGTGAAGCCGGACAGCACGGCGCTCTGGTCATCCAAAATTTTACCGTGGTCAGATATGCTGACCGGCAACATCGGTGAGTATCCGGGGTACGATCCGCTGCAGTTTATGCTTGATGAAGCGCACAAGCGCGGCATGAAAGTCCATGCCTGGTTTAACCCCTATCGCGTATCGACCAACACCAAACCGTCCACCATCGCCGCCCTGAACCGGACGTCATACCAGACGCCGTCCAGCGTTTATGTCCAGCACCCGGAATGGGTCCGCATTTCGGGTGACCGCTTTGTGCTCGACCCGGGCATTCCGGAGGTGCGCGACTGGATAACCAAAGTGGTCACCGAAGTGGTGGCGAACTACCCGGTAGACGGCGTGCAGTTTGATGATTACTTCTATGCCGAATCGCCGGGATCCGCGCTCAATGACGCGCAGAGCTGGCGGCAGTACGGCCAGGGGTTTGCCTCAAAAGCCGACTGGCGAAGACACAATACGCAGCAGCTGATTGTCCAGGTCTCCCGCGCGATCAAGCAGACAAAACCCAACGTGGAGTTTGGCGTCAGCCCGGCGGGCGTGTGGCGCAACCGCTCCTTTGACCCGGCAGGCTCCGACACCCGCGGCGCCGCGGCCTATGATGAATCCTACGCCGATACGCGTCAGTGGGTGCAGCAGGGCCTGCTGGACTACATCGCGCCGCAGATTTACTGGCCCTTCTCGCGGGATGCCGCGCGCTACGACGTGCTGACCAGATGGTGGGCCGACGTGGTGAAGCCGACCCACACTCGCCTGTATATCGGCATTGCGTTCTACAAGGTAGGCGAGCCGTCGAAAAAAGAGCCGGACTGGACGGTTCAGGGCGGCGTGCCGGAGCTGAAAAAGCAGCTCGATCTCAACGATTCGCTGCCCAACGTCAACGGCACCATCCTGTTCCGGGAAGATTACCTGAACCAGCCGCAGACCCAGCAGGCGGTAAACTATCTCCGTGGACGCTGGGGTAGCTGA
- the dsbG gene encoding thiol:disulfide interchange protein DsbG, with protein sequence MRKLLLLSALATSGLVQAAEAIPDVVKQFSEQQQINIIKKLDAPGGAPAWLGQYQDMGVTLFLTPDGKHVISGYLYDDKGKNLSEGYFQKEIYAPMGREMWKNLNAAHPLKEGADNAPRKVFVFADPFCPYCKQFWSEAQPWVKAGKVQLNTLLVAFLNPNSGRNAAAILNAKDPVSAWREYELSGGKKLPKPEGEASRETVAILQKHQALMDSLGANATPAIYYLNAENELQQVVGMPDAQQLEAMFGPKP encoded by the coding sequence ATGAGAAAATTACTGTTACTTTCGGCGCTGGCGACGTCAGGGCTGGTACAGGCGGCTGAAGCCATACCGGATGTGGTGAAGCAGTTCAGCGAGCAGCAGCAGATCAACATCATCAAGAAGCTGGATGCGCCGGGCGGGGCGCCAGCCTGGCTGGGGCAGTATCAGGATATGGGCGTGACGCTCTTTTTAACCCCGGACGGCAAACACGTCATTTCGGGCTATCTGTACGATGACAAAGGAAAAAACCTCAGCGAAGGCTATTTCCAGAAAGAGATCTACGCCCCGATGGGACGCGAGATGTGGAAGAACCTGAATGCGGCGCATCCCCTGAAAGAAGGGGCGGATAACGCCCCGCGGAAGGTCTTTGTCTTTGCCGATCCGTTCTGTCCGTACTGCAAGCAGTTCTGGTCCGAGGCGCAGCCTTGGGTCAAGGCCGGTAAGGTGCAGCTCAATACGCTGCTGGTGGCGTTTCTCAACCCTAACAGCGGGCGCAACGCCGCCGCCATTCTGAATGCGAAAGATCCGGTTTCGGCCTGGCGCGAATACGAGCTTTCCGGCGGCAAAAAACTGCCTAAGCCTGAAGGCGAGGCTTCCCGCGAAACGGTTGCGATCCTACAGAAACATCAGGCGCTGATGGACAGCCTCGGCGCTAACGCCACGCCCGCAATTTACTATCTGAATGCGGAAAACGAGCTGCAGCAGGTGGTGGGTATGCCGGATGCGCAGCAGCTCGAGGCGATGTTCGGGCCGAAGCCGTAA
- a CDS encoding DsbA family protein, with protein sequence MKKFLITLLLLLAPLQVFAAQPLTPDQEQRAQKTIADFLFNDPNSPRIGAKNPKLTLVVFTDYNCPYCKKFDPYLEKIVEKHPDVAVVFKFLPFRSESSLTAARDALTVWRAHPEQFMKLNHTLMAKKGYHDDASIQEAQKRAGVSVTTPDEESFLTIRRSLIVAEKMGIQGTPATLIGEGLLPGWVPFEQFDEMVSEALKNR encoded by the coding sequence ATGAAAAAATTCCTTATTACGCTTCTGCTCCTGCTGGCCCCGCTTCAGGTATTCGCCGCGCAGCCGCTGACGCCGGACCAGGAGCAGCGCGCGCAGAAGACGATCGCTGACTTCCTGTTTAACGATCCAAACTCCCCGCGCATCGGCGCGAAAAACCCAAAGCTCACCCTGGTGGTGTTTACCGACTACAACTGCCCGTACTGTAAAAAATTCGATCCGTACCTGGAGAAGATTGTCGAAAAACATCCGGACGTGGCGGTGGTCTTTAAGTTTTTACCTTTCCGCTCGGAAAGTTCGCTGACCGCCGCACGAGACGCGCTAACCGTCTGGCGTGCGCATCCTGAGCAGTTTATGAAGCTGAACCACACCCTGATGGCGAAAAAGGGGTACCACGATGACGCCAGCATTCAGGAGGCGCAAAAGCGGGCGGGCGTGAGCGTGACGACGCCGGACGAGGAGAGTTTTCTGACGATCAGGCGCAGCCTCATTGTGGCGGAAAAAATGGGGATCCAGGGCACGCCCGCCACGCTTATCGGCGAGGGGCTGCTTCCCGGCTGGGTGCCGTTCGAACAATTCGACGAAATGGTCAGTGAAGCACTGAAAAACCGCTAA
- a CDS encoding protein-disulfide reductase DsbD family protein, protein MVNLFRGFVFLWLSCIGIVHAADTGWLVSPQNDHARIRFQAEREQTHIKGLLTVELKPGWKTYWRSPGEGGVAPKISWPEGVTDSWSWPVPSRFDISGMTTQGYHDKVTIPIVLDGVKGDTLDGTLTLSTCSNVCLLTDYPLHLDFTQPVDEGFQAAFEQAMRAVPGSSGVSSNLSAWLSDGNLVITGTTDGKWDNPGIYFDPLEGDILPGEPVIKHDSTALRVTVPVTDEWGDKPASLAGKRLSFVLTNGDRAQQTTMTVGATPEETSAPDGTGKMVLFALLGGLILNLMPCVLPVMGMKLNSILQAGSDRRAIRLRFLATSAGILTSFMLLAGMVTALKLAGASLGWGIQFQNPWFIGLMVAVTFLFALNLFGTFEMLLPSAAAGRLATAGGAGIGGSFCEGMFATLLATPCSAPFLGTAVAFALGAPLHALWLIFLMLGVGMSLPWLFVALVPKTALLLPKPGRWMNTLRVILGLMMLASSLWLATLLSVHLGEAVSQIVMLGLTAVALVLFALKGQKSSPLFWVVVIALSAFGGYQLRGLLNAPPDAPAQSVAQTIPWQPLSEETIENALAQGKRVFVDISADWCVTCKVNEHRVLSQPDVIAALRQPDVVALRGDWSQPSAFIADFLAKRNRYAIPFNAVYGPGLPDGEILSPLLDKRTLVTTLNNAKG, encoded by the coding sequence ATGGTTAACCTCTTCAGGGGATTCGTCTTCCTGTGGCTGTCCTGCATCGGCATTGTCCATGCGGCGGACACCGGCTGGCTGGTCTCCCCACAAAACGATCACGCCCGCATCCGCTTTCAGGCGGAGAGGGAACAAACGCACATTAAGGGTCTGCTCACCGTTGAGTTAAAGCCCGGCTGGAAAACCTACTGGCGATCGCCGGGCGAGGGCGGCGTGGCCCCGAAAATCAGCTGGCCGGAAGGCGTAACGGACAGCTGGTCCTGGCCGGTACCGTCGCGTTTCGATATCTCCGGCATGACGACGCAGGGCTATCACGATAAGGTCACTATCCCGATCGTTCTCGACGGGGTGAAGGGCGACACGCTCGACGGGACGCTCACGCTCTCCACGTGCAGCAACGTGTGTCTGCTGACGGACTACCCGCTGCATCTTGATTTTACCCAGCCGGTGGATGAGGGATTCCAGGCCGCCTTCGAGCAAGCGATGCGCGCCGTGCCGGGCTCATCAGGCGTGTCCTCCAATCTGTCCGCCTGGCTTTCCGACGGCAATCTGGTGATTACCGGCACCACGGACGGGAAATGGGATAATCCGGGGATCTACTTTGACCCGCTGGAGGGTGACATTCTGCCCGGCGAGCCGGTTATTAAACATGACAGCACTGCGCTTCGGGTGACGGTGCCCGTGACCGACGAATGGGGCGATAAACCCGCCTCGCTGGCAGGCAAGAGGCTGTCGTTTGTGCTGACCAACGGCGATCGGGCGCAGCAAACCACCATGACCGTTGGGGCAACGCCCGAAGAGACCTCCGCACCGGACGGGACGGGAAAAATGGTGCTCTTTGCGCTATTAGGCGGGCTGATCCTCAACCTGATGCCCTGCGTGCTGCCGGTAATGGGCATGAAGCTTAACAGCATCCTGCAGGCGGGATCGGACAGGCGTGCCATCCGGCTGCGCTTCCTCGCCACCAGCGCCGGGATCCTCACCTCCTTCATGCTGCTGGCCGGGATGGTCACCGCGCTGAAGCTGGCCGGAGCGTCGCTGGGGTGGGGCATTCAGTTCCAGAACCCGTGGTTTATCGGCCTGATGGTTGCCGTGACCTTCCTGTTTGCGCTGAACCTGTTTGGGACGTTTGAAATGCTGCTGCCTTCTGCCGCCGCCGGACGGCTGGCGACGGCAGGGGGAGCGGGGATCGGCGGCAGCTTCTGCGAAGGGATGTTCGCCACGCTGCTGGCAACGCCGTGCTCCGCGCCGTTCCTCGGTACGGCGGTCGCCTTTGCCCTTGGCGCGCCGCTGCACGCCCTGTGGCTCATCTTCCTGATGCTCGGCGTGGGCATGAGCCTGCCGTGGCTGTTCGTCGCCCTGGTGCCGAAAACGGCCCTGCTGCTGCCGAAACCCGGCCGCTGGATGAACACGCTCAGGGTCATCCTCGGCCTGATGATGCTGGCCTCCAGCCTCTGGCTGGCGACGCTGTTGAGCGTGCATCTGGGCGAGGCGGTCAGCCAGATCGTGATGCTGGGGCTGACTGCCGTCGCGCTGGTGCTGTTTGCGCTAAAGGGGCAAAAATCTTCGCCGCTTTTCTGGGTGGTGGTCATCGCGCTGTCGGCGTTCGGCGGGTATCAGCTGCGCGGTCTGCTTAACGCGCCGCCTGACGCTCCGGCACAAAGCGTTGCGCAGACTATCCCGTGGCAGCCGCTCAGTGAAGAGACTATCGAGAACGCGCTGGCGCAGGGGAAACGGGTGTTTGTGGATATCTCCGCGGACTGGTGCGTGACGTGCAAAGTTAACGAGCACCGCGTACTCAGTCAGCCGGACGTGATTGCCGCGCTGCGCCAGCCGGACGTGGTGGCCCTGCGAGGGGACTGGAGCCAGCCGTCCGCGTTTATCGCGGATTTTCTGGCGAAGCGAAACCGCTACGCCATTCCGTTTAACGCGGTGTATGGCCCCGGCCTGCCTGATGGCGAGATCCTCTCGCCGCTGCTGGACAAGCGCACCCTGGTCACCACCCTGAACAACGCAAAAGGCTAA
- a CDS encoding RNA polymerase sigma factor produces the protein MKAGEAGGSMLMSALNACRARLKAFIRGRTSVRDDADDILQEVTYQLMKVEQPVENVAAWLFRAARNEMTDRARKKREVSLSGYFTGEDEGFPEYELAETLFGVPHTPEEEYLKTLLWEELGQALSELPPPQREVFEKTELHGYSIKMLAEETGASEQALLSRKHKAVLFLRTRLRDVYDALTGE, from the coding sequence ATGAAAGCCGGGGAGGCGGGCGGATCCATGCTGATGTCGGCGCTCAACGCCTGTCGCGCCCGGCTGAAAGCCTTCATTCGCGGACGGACGTCCGTGCGCGATGATGCCGACGACATTTTGCAGGAAGTGACGTATCAGCTGATGAAAGTGGAGCAGCCGGTCGAAAACGTTGCCGCCTGGCTGTTCCGCGCGGCGCGTAACGAGATGACCGACCGGGCGCGTAAAAAGCGCGAGGTGTCGCTCTCCGGCTATTTTACGGGCGAAGACGAAGGTTTTCCGGAATACGAGCTGGCCGAAACCCTGTTCGGCGTACCGCACACGCCGGAGGAGGAGTACCTCAAGACGCTGCTGTGGGAAGAGCTGGGCCAGGCGTTGTCAGAACTCCCGCCGCCGCAGCGGGAGGTATTTGAAAAGACCGAGCTCCACGGCTACAGCATTAAAATGCTGGCAGAGGAGACCGGCGCCAGCGAACAGGCGCTGTTATCCCGCAAGCACAAGGCGGTGCTGTTTCTGCGCACGCGGCTGCGGGACGTCTATGACGCGCTGACGGGCGAATAG